Part of the Henckelia pumila isolate YLH828 chromosome 2, ASM3356847v2, whole genome shotgun sequence genome is shown below.
atattttagagatatatcataatattgcaTGGATTTGCATAAATCTAGTTGTATTATACATTACAATTCTACATGGAATGAGATTCTCTTCCTATAATGGATCTCTAACCCTTATTCAAAGAGGTTGTATTTTTTTCATAACGTCTCCCAACCCTTTTCTTACACATCTTATTTATGTCTTTACACATCACCTTTTCTATTGAATCctatactgacttgagcgtcggagtggctTCGCCTTCGGGCGAGCCATCTCACATGTTTTTTTTGATACACATAAATATTTGGGATCATTCGGCTCAGTTTATTAAAGAAATTGGTTCGTTGATTATTGGTTCAAGGTAATTTAttaatgcggaaattttttaacgcatcaattggcgccgtctgtgggaaattgAATAAGAAAGAGTTGAGATGGCTGACGCGAATGGAGGAAATCTGGAACAACTTGTCATTGCTGCCATTGAAAGAGCCCTGGCTGCGAGGGGAGAAGGCCATCCTCCTCCCCATGATCAGAATGCCCAGTTTGAAGAGATCAAGAGATTGAAGGAGGAGATGGAACTCTTGAAGAAGAAGCAGTCCGGATACCTAGCTACTCTAGTCCGGAATATTCCTTTCTCCGCTGAAATACTGGAGTTTGAACTCCCCAAAAACATTAAGTTTCCACACGTTTGGGAATACGATGGGAAAGGAGATCCGAAAGATCACATGTATCGTTTTGAGAATGCTGCGTTGTTACACAAGTATTCTGACCCGATCAAGTACCGGGTCTTCCTCACTACTCTGATAGGGCCAGCACAACAATGGTTCAACCTACTGCGTCAAGGGGATATCAATGAATTCAAGGATTTCAGCAAGGCCTTTCTACACCATTTTGCTAGTAGCAAAAAGCATCCTACAACTACCTTTAGCCTTTTTGCTATCAAACAACAAGGTCAAGAAGATTTGCGAGCATACATTCGTCGATTCAGTAATTTGGCCCTTGAAGTACCTGCTGCTACTACCGATATGCTCATCAGTGCTTTTACCCAAGGACTTACTACGGGGGATTTCCTTAAATCCTTGATAAAAAAACCACCGTCTACATACAATGAGTTGCTTGCTCGGGCCGAGAAATACGTAAATTTAGAGGAGATACAGGTTTCTCGGTTGAATGGGGATACAGACAAGCCTACAAGTCCAAAGAATATGAGAACCCCTAACACGCCACGGAAGGGGGGACCGGTTCCTCGACCTAAGCTGCTTGGACAATTCACCTCCTTCACCCCTCTAAGGATGAGCAAGACTCGAGCCCTCCAGATATGCGAAGAAAACTACTTTTACAAAGGCCCCCATGGAGCGAGCATGGGCCTCGCAGGACAAAGTCCGACAAGTATTGTGACTTTCATAATGAGTATGTGCATAACACCAATGACTGCCGACAATTAGAACAAGAAATCGAGAGGATAATTCAACATAATCCGGGGATAAAGGAAATCGTAGCAAAGCAAAAGAGGGTATATCATTCGAATAAAAGGGGCCGGGATGGTCCCGAGCACCTAGGACCAAGAGCAATACCCGAACCACCTCGGGGCAACTTTCAATGCCCGAACCCAAATCAGCCTGGTAACAATCAAGGGACGCCCCCACCCACGAGAGGAGTTATTAACATAATTTCTAGAGGAACTACAGATGGACATTGCAATAGGGAAAGGAAAACGAGCAGTCAAAAATTGAGCAGCATGGAAATCATCGACCAGGTGGTCCAGACAGGCCCGACCCTTTCCTTCGGTCCGGGTGATCTTAGAGGCCTGGCCGATACTACCATTAATGACGCGCTGGTTATTCGAGCTCTGATTGCTAATTATGATGTGGCTAGGATTTTTGTGGATTATGGAAGCTCGGTCAATGTATTATTCCAA
Proteins encoded:
- the LOC140879115 gene encoding uncharacterized protein, which produces MADANGGNLEQLVIAAIERALAARGEGHPPPHDQNAQFEEIKRLKEEMELLKKKQSGYLATLVRNIPFSAEILEFELPKNIKFPHVWEYDGKGDPKDHMYRFENAALLHKYSDPIKYRVFLTTLIGPAQQWFNLLRQGDINEFKDFSKAFLHHFASSKKHPTTTFSLFAIKQQGQEDLRAYIRRFSNLALEVPAATTDMLISAFTQGLTTGDFLKSLIKKPPSTYNELLARAEKYVNLEEIQVSRLNGDTDKPTSPKNMRTPNTPRKGGPVPRPKLLGQFTSFTPLRMSKTRALQICEENYFYKGPHGASMGLAGQSPTKQEIERIIQHNPGIKEIVAKQKRVYHSNKRGRDGPEHLGPRAIPEPPRGNFQCPNPNQPGNNQGTPPPTRGVINIISRGTTDGHCNRERKTSSQKLSSMEIIDQVVQTGPTLSFGPGDLRGLADTTINDALVIRALIANYDVARIFVDYGSSVNVLFQETINQMDLGEYKVEPVVTSLFGFTSHAIQPIGLINLPLNLGKDRTRKTQKVSFIIVDAPSAYNVILGRPAMTTFMAVTSALYQKIKFSVGNEVGEIEQKAAKSSHEDRPEPRGREQVNLLEENIPVTAEEECEEVFICPQTGSVKVAYMDDRSLS